The Candidatus Angelobacter sp. genomic sequence ACGTTCGCGGTGCCCATGCTGCTGGTGGCGAACGTGCCGGTGAAACTGCTCGTGCAAAAGCTCGGTTCACCTCTGGAAATGGTGTTGTTATTGGGAATGGCCGCGGTTTGCCTGTGGCTTTCCGAAGTCGTCTGGCGGCTTTCCGTCCGGCATTACACGAGCGCCAGTTCGTGAGCCCGGGAGTTCGCGCCGGCTTTCACGTTGCTTTGGACAAAGCCCGATTTTCGCCTTGCTTCTCCACTGCGATTTTCTACGGTGCATTTCGCAACTTCTACCCATGGCATCGTGCGCGCGTGTCGGACCTTTAATGGCGGGCTTGTCCGTCTGTACGGGAATCTTTTTGAGCGCGGGGTTTGTTCGTTCCGCGGATGCCTCCCTGCCGGGCGCCACCAACGTCACCGGCACGCAACCCTCGCCCGCGGTTTTTCCCGGCTTTCAGGAGCAACAGGACGTGGCCCAGCAGGCGATTGAACAGGCGCGGCGTGAGGCGGAGTCATCGGCCAGGCGAAACACGGAGATGCTCGCGCAACGGCTGGCCGAGTTTCGACAGTCGCTGGAGGCGCAGCACCAACGCGAGCTGGAGGTCATGCAGAGCTCCAATCGCACGGCGCTGATGGTCTCCGGCGTCCTCGCCGGAGCCGGCCTGCTCGGAATGTTCTGCCTCGCGTTTTTTCTGATGCGCGCAACGAACCGGCTGACGGAGACCACCCTGAGCGTCCCGTTCGCTCACTCGCTGGGGCCGGGCCACCCGCCCGGCGCGTTGACGGCGGGCGACGCGCATCTCTCCCCCGGCAATCCGGCCGAACTGGCCGGTGCGCGTTTCCTCGGCGCGGTTGAACAACTGGAGAAGCGTCTGCACGAGCTGGAGCATACCGCGCACACCGCTCCCGCCGTCGCGGCCAATCACGCCAATGGGGAGCCGAAGCCCGAAACCACCAAACACACGAGTGAGCCCGAAACGGTCTCAGGCGGCAAAGCGTTGCCGTCCGCGGAAGAAGTCGTCATTTTACCGGAGGCGACGTTGGGTTCGGGCCGCGCATCGCGCGCCGCGCTGCTGCTGGCCAAAGGCGAGGTATTGGTGAGCCTCGACAAGACGGCGGAGGCGCTTGCCTGTTTCGACGAGGCCATCGCGTTGGACCCGGGCCACGCCGAGGCGTTCGTCAAAAAGGGGAATGTCCTGGAGAAATTGCGGCGGACGGAGGAAGCGCTGGAGTGCTATGATCG encodes the following:
- a CDS encoding tetratricopeptide repeat protein — translated: MSAGFVRSADASLPGATNVTGTQPSPAVFPGFQEQQDVAQQAIEQARREAESSARRNTEMLAQRLAEFRQSLEAQHQRELEVMQSSNRTALMVSGVLAGAGLLGMFCLAFFLMRATNRLTETTLSVPFAHSLGPGHPPGALTAGDAHLSPGNPAELAGARFLGAVEQLEKRLHELEHTAHTAPAVAANHANGEPKPETTKHTSEPETVSGGKALPSAEEVVILPEATLGSGRASRAALLLAKGEVLVSLDKTAEALACFDEAIALDPGHAEAFVKKGNVLEKLRRTEEALECYDRAIEADGSLTTAYLYKGGVFNRLQRYEDALKCYELALQTGQQTPAS